A single window of Intrasporangium calvum DSM 43043 DNA harbors:
- the istB gene encoding IS21-like element helper ATPase IstB, with amino-acid sequence MTPIESAPINGPSTPGQASLYQQLRGHLATLKLHDAAEHLPAVLDAAHTEGLSLTAALERLLAIEVDATEARRLAGRLRFASLPTPATLADFDYDAAPGVDRHLIDELATGRYLESATNILLIGPPGVGKTHLAVGLARAAAQAGYRTYFTTAADLAAIEGRWATTMRFFAGPTCLVIDELGYLPLPAEAASALFQVVSQRYLKTSIILTSNRGVGSWGEVLGDTTVAAALLDRLLHRSVVLNLDGDSYRLRAHHARGEALRAATTGTRQPLR; translated from the coding sequence ATGACGCCAATTGAATCCGCCCCAATCAATGGCCCGTCCACACCGGGACAGGCGAGCCTGTACCAGCAGCTGCGCGGCCACTTGGCCACCCTCAAGCTGCACGACGCCGCCGAGCACCTACCCGCCGTCCTCGACGCCGCGCACACCGAAGGTTTGTCCCTGACCGCCGCCCTCGAACGGCTCCTCGCGATCGAGGTCGACGCCACCGAAGCCCGCCGCCTCGCCGGGCGGCTGCGGTTCGCGTCCCTACCGACCCCGGCCACCCTCGCCGACTTCGACTACGACGCCGCCCCCGGCGTCGACCGCCACCTCATCGACGAGCTCGCCACCGGCCGCTACCTCGAGTCCGCGACCAACATCCTGCTGATCGGCCCGCCCGGCGTCGGCAAGACCCACCTCGCCGTCGGCCTCGCGCGGGCCGCCGCGCAGGCCGGCTACCGCACCTACTTCACCACCGCCGCCGACCTCGCCGCGATCGAAGGCCGCTGGGCCACCACCATGCGCTTCTTCGCCGGACCCACCTGCCTGGTCATCGACGAACTGGGCTACCTCCCGCTGCCCGCCGAAGCCGCCTCCGCCCTGTTCCAGGTCGTGTCCCAGCGGTACCTGAAGACCTCGATCATCCTGACCAGCAACAGAGGCGTCGGCTCCTGGGGCGAGGTCCTCGGCGACACCACCGTCGCCGCGGCCCTGCTCGACCGGCTCCTGCACCGCTCCGTCGTGCTCAACCTCGACGGCGACTCCTACCGCCTCAGAGCCCACCACGCCCGAGGCGAAGCCCTCCGCGCCGCAACCACCGGCACCCGCCAACCACTACGCTGA
- the istA gene encoding IS21 family transposase: MLTREEDIDVHALRKRGWTISAIARHLGRDRKTIRAYLSGREPGVRESAGSDPFERFEAYCAQRLTDDPHLWAATLFDELLELGYERSYPTLTRQLRDRGLRPACEPCRPAKDRAVAVIEHPPGEETQWDWVELPDPPAAWGWGKTAHLLVGALSHSGRWRGVLCESEEAPFLVDGLDRVTRALGGLTRDWRFDRMSTVVSPTSGKVSASFAAVAKHYGVTVKPCPPRRGNRKGVVEKANHIAAQRFWRTLPDDVTVEEAQRRLERWCATRGDIRLRATADGRATVQALAELEPLRPVPAPFPAILTVTRVVSAQALVAYAGNRYSVPPELHGHTVTVSVRLGATHLDIATLPAPGRGAAVPTVIARHRLAPAGAGASIRDEGHVTALTEAALAAFTTAGPHRRKQRRPPSPAARAEADNIRRQLTGDTSSSGEVDVVVDLTRYAAAAAGRNTLTPAPTQDTPKETNHQ, translated from the coding sequence ATGCTCACACGGGAGGAAGACATCGACGTACATGCACTGCGGAAGCGGGGCTGGACGATCTCGGCGATCGCTCGGCACCTGGGCCGGGACCGCAAGACGATCCGGGCATACCTGTCCGGCCGCGAGCCCGGCGTTCGGGAGAGCGCGGGCTCGGACCCGTTCGAGAGGTTCGAGGCGTACTGTGCCCAGCGCCTGACGGACGACCCGCACCTGTGGGCCGCGACGTTGTTCGACGAGCTGCTCGAGCTCGGCTACGAACGCTCGTACCCGACCCTGACCCGCCAGCTGCGGGACCGGGGCCTGCGCCCGGCGTGCGAGCCGTGCCGGCCCGCGAAGGACCGGGCCGTGGCGGTGATCGAGCACCCGCCGGGTGAGGAGACCCAGTGGGACTGGGTCGAGCTGCCCGACCCGCCCGCGGCGTGGGGGTGGGGCAAGACCGCGCACCTGCTCGTCGGCGCGCTGTCCCACTCCGGCAGGTGGCGGGGCGTGTTGTGCGAGTCCGAGGAGGCGCCGTTCCTGGTCGATGGGCTGGACCGGGTCACCCGCGCCCTCGGCGGCCTGACCCGGGACTGGCGCTTCGACCGGATGTCCACGGTGGTGTCCCCGACGAGCGGGAAGGTGTCCGCCTCGTTCGCGGCCGTCGCGAAGCACTATGGGGTGACGGTCAAGCCGTGCCCGCCCCGGCGAGGCAACCGCAAGGGTGTCGTCGAGAAGGCCAACCACATTGCCGCGCAACGGTTCTGGCGGACGCTGCCCGACGACGTGACCGTCGAGGAGGCGCAGCGGCGCCTCGAAAGGTGGTGCGCCACCCGCGGCGACATCCGGCTACGGGCCACCGCCGACGGGCGCGCCACGGTCCAGGCCTTGGCCGAGCTCGAGCCGCTGCGACCCGTCCCGGCACCGTTCCCGGCCATCCTCACCGTCACCCGGGTGGTGTCCGCCCAGGCGCTGGTCGCCTACGCCGGGAACCGCTACTCCGTCCCGCCCGAGCTGCACGGGCACACCGTCACCGTGAGCGTCCGGCTCGGCGCCACCCACCTGGACATCGCCACCCTGCCCGCGCCCGGCCGCGGCGCGGCGGTCCCGACCGTCATCGCCCGGCACCGACTCGCGCCCGCCGGCGCCGGCGCGAGCATCCGCGACGAGGGCCACGTGACCGCGCTGACCGAGGCCGCCCTCGCCGCATTCACCACGGCGGGGCCACACCGCCGCAAACAGCGCCGGCCGCCCAGCCCCGCAGCCCGCGCCGAGGCCGACAACATCCGCCGCCAGCTCACCGGCGACACGTCCTCGAGCGGTGAGGTCGACGTGGTCGTCGACCTGACCCGCTACGCGGCAGCAGCCGCCGGCCGCAACACCCTCACCCCCGCCCCCACACAGGACACGCCCAAGGAGACGAACCACCAATGA
- a CDS encoding type IV secretory system conjugative DNA transfer family protein, with product MVAAIAAVVVAIVVAVARFGKTNPAKVPVDRPGIARRSEVSRSAGAKRLLRRAGQLRASLSQPSVGDLGFRLGSSRGVDCFATVEDSILVLGPPRSGKGLHLVIPAILDAPGPVVTTSTRPDNLTTTLTARRERGPVAVFDPQRLAPGVPSSARWSPIRGCQDPHTAMVRAKALTTGAAHGTTDATFWQASAEQAVRALLHAAALADATPTELYGWSLSATKSRDAVDVLRTDPAAAPGWYQALDALTTADPRQRDAVWAMVAIAFSSLADPKVLDAVSPGPDEHLDPAHFLTNDGTIYLLGTSTGAAATAGLVGAFLEDILETARRLAATRPGARLDPPLSVILDEAANYPLPSLPSLMSDGGGSGITTTVVLQSMAQARAVWSEHAAAAIWDAAIDKVVLGGGSTARDLDELSRLIGTTRQPVQSHSVGHDGHRTTSHSTIEAPILDPAALRTLPFGTAILLLREAPPIALTLRPWTSRNDARALRDARAAMEEAIRRAHH from the coding sequence TTGGTCGCAGCGATTGCGGCCGTCGTGGTCGCCATCGTGGTGGCGGTTGCCCGATTCGGGAAGACCAACCCGGCCAAGGTCCCGGTGGATCGGCCGGGCATCGCCCGCCGGAGTGAGGTGTCCCGAAGCGCCGGCGCCAAGAGGCTCCTTCGCCGAGCCGGACAGCTCCGCGCCTCCCTTTCCCAGCCGTCCGTCGGCGACCTCGGATTCCGCCTCGGGAGCAGCCGAGGCGTCGACTGCTTTGCCACCGTGGAGGACTCGATCCTCGTTCTCGGTCCGCCGCGCTCCGGCAAGGGACTGCACCTGGTCATCCCAGCGATCCTGGACGCGCCCGGACCCGTAGTCACGACGAGCACCCGCCCAGACAACCTCACCACCACCCTGACCGCCCGCCGGGAACGCGGACCGGTCGCGGTGTTCGACCCGCAACGCCTCGCCCCGGGCGTCCCCTCCTCGGCCCGCTGGTCCCCCATCCGCGGCTGCCAGGACCCGCACACCGCGATGGTCCGCGCGAAGGCACTGACCACCGGCGCAGCCCACGGCACCACCGATGCCACGTTCTGGCAGGCCTCTGCGGAGCAGGCGGTGCGGGCTCTGCTGCACGCCGCGGCGCTCGCCGATGCCACCCCGACAGAGCTCTACGGCTGGTCCCTCTCGGCCACGAAGTCCCGCGATGCCGTCGACGTCCTGCGCACCGACCCGGCCGCCGCGCCCGGTTGGTATCAGGCTCTCGACGCCTTGACCACCGCCGACCCCCGCCAACGCGACGCCGTCTGGGCGATGGTCGCCATCGCCTTCTCCTCGCTCGCCGACCCCAAGGTCCTCGACGCCGTCTCCCCCGGACCCGACGAACACCTCGACCCGGCCCACTTCCTCACCAACGACGGCACCATCTACCTGCTCGGCACCTCCACCGGCGCGGCCGCCACCGCCGGCCTGGTCGGCGCGTTCCTCGAGGACATCCTCGAGACCGCCCGTCGGCTCGCCGCGACCCGCCCCGGCGCCCGGCTGGACCCACCCCTGTCGGTGATCCTCGACGAAGCCGCCAACTACCCCCTCCCTTCCCTGCCGTCGCTGATGTCCGACGGCGGCGGCTCGGGAATCACCACGACCGTCGTGCTCCAGTCGATGGCGCAAGCCCGTGCCGTGTGGAGCGAGCACGCCGCCGCAGCGATCTGGGACGCCGCGATCGACAAAGTGGTCCTCGGCGGCGGCAGCACAGCCCGCGACCTCGACGAGCTGTCCCGGCTCATCGGCACCACCCGCCAGCCCGTCCAGTCCCACTCGGTGGGCCACGACGGACACCGCACCACCTCCCACTCCACCATCGAGGCACCGATCCTCGACCCGGCCGCGCTGCGTACCCTCCCGTTCGGCACCGCCATCCTGCTGCTGCGCGAAGCCCCACCCATCGCCCTGACCCTGCGCCCGTGGACCTCCCGCAACGACGCCAGAGCCCTCCGCGACGCCCGCGCCGCGATGGAGGAGGCGATCCGTCGTGCGCATCACTAG
- a CDS encoding CHC2 zinc finger domain-containing protein: MTAPSTVDFARIRSEHPIAEVVAASGVDLQPRGHGWVGCCPFHDDSSPSMTVDAIPDRFHCFGCGATGDVVDFVGRMHGLGVRDAVAFLDTGGVPTAAPAARPRLRLVRDHDRPPVTPDRAFEINALAWNHLGSPTAGWFASKFLWHARGIDLTALRAETGVELAGYASHDWTSLTDRLRADGVSDDELLALDLSQRARTGSLIDTLRGRLIFPITEPDGRIRGFIGRDTTGNPPAPKYRNPTRTPVHDKGDVLYRATHHRLAADGHVVVVEGVLDALALTAAAAEEGLTDRIAAVTASGVTVSSAQAEQVLALSDNPPRIALDGDQAGRDGTDRWLTALSLDRDRPTLVTTLPEGTDPAEWLTATDQPHRLRPFVAAPELPGPTAIAWRHEQSWGVAETRPADGPVTSLPGRDIVRLTLERASDPVHDTVNAVVRLSSRLGPGLRQALLMEATSEMTRRGWNPNGTFATALERGLQTQPSGIPPPERTLTRPPGPDLL; this comes from the coding sequence GTGACCGCACCATCCACGGTGGACTTCGCCCGGATCCGGTCCGAGCACCCCATCGCCGAGGTGGTCGCCGCGTCCGGAGTGGACCTGCAGCCCCGCGGCCATGGCTGGGTCGGCTGCTGCCCCTTCCACGATGACTCGAGCCCGTCGATGACGGTCGACGCCATCCCGGACCGGTTCCACTGCTTCGGTTGCGGCGCCACCGGCGACGTCGTCGACTTCGTGGGGCGCATGCACGGGCTCGGGGTCCGCGACGCCGTCGCCTTTCTCGACACGGGCGGAGTCCCGACGGCAGCCCCTGCTGCACGGCCGCGGCTACGGCTCGTCCGTGATCACGACCGTCCGCCCGTCACGCCGGACCGGGCCTTTGAGATCAACGCCCTCGCCTGGAACCACCTCGGAAGCCCCACTGCCGGCTGGTTCGCGAGCAAGTTCCTGTGGCACGCGCGCGGCATCGACCTCACCGCCCTTCGAGCCGAGACAGGCGTCGAGCTCGCCGGGTACGCCAGCCACGACTGGACCAGCCTGACCGACCGACTCCGCGCCGACGGGGTCAGCGACGACGAGCTGCTCGCGCTCGACCTGTCCCAGCGCGCTCGGACCGGGTCACTCATCGACACGCTCCGCGGCCGGCTCATCTTCCCCATCACGGAGCCCGACGGGCGGATCCGCGGGTTCATCGGGCGAGACACCACCGGCAATCCCCCCGCCCCGAAGTACCGCAACCCCACCCGCACACCGGTGCACGACAAGGGTGACGTGCTCTACCGGGCCACCCACCACCGGCTCGCCGCCGACGGGCACGTCGTCGTCGTGGAAGGCGTCCTCGACGCGCTCGCCCTCACGGCTGCAGCCGCCGAGGAGGGCCTGACCGATCGAATCGCCGCAGTCACCGCCAGCGGGGTGACGGTCTCGTCGGCGCAGGCCGAGCAGGTCCTCGCCCTCAGCGACAACCCGCCACGGATCGCCCTCGACGGAGATCAGGCTGGCCGCGACGGCACCGACCGCTGGCTCACCGCGCTCAGCCTGGACCGCGACCGCCCGACGTTGGTCACCACGCTGCCGGAGGGGACCGACCCCGCCGAGTGGCTCACCGCAACCGACCAGCCTCACCGGCTGCGACCCTTCGTCGCAGCGCCTGAACTACCAGGTCCGACGGCTATTGCCTGGCGGCACGAGCAGTCCTGGGGTGTCGCGGAGACAAGGCCTGCAGATGGCCCAGTGACATCCCTGCCGGGCCGGGACATCGTGCGGCTCACCCTCGAACGAGCCTCCGACCCCGTCCACGACACCGTCAACGCCGTCGTCCGGCTCTCCAGCCGACTGGGCCCCGGCCTCCGCCAGGCGCTCCTCATGGAGGCCACCTCCGAGATGACCCGGCGCGGTTGGAACCCCAACGGAACCTTCGCCACGGCCCTGGAGCGAGGCCTCCAAACCCAGCCCAGCGGCATACCACCGCCTGAGCGGACACTCACGCGCCCGCCCGGACCGGACCTGCTCTGA
- a CDS encoding helix-turn-helix domain-containing protein: MTARATGRRSAQAYAYPTATTVADLLARAQHVTEELKRCTDPVSLNQWEALDQALYRLLVELAGARSVGPGPVDRAAVPLYDIVKRYPTPLAPATPIVTEFTACEAARFTGTSRRTIGARILRGALPARRTSDGWLIPRQSLDLRDVPPGDAGDPHPLVKLAVTFGALTDVLHGHQEDPDKPFLTTGAVNRLAHELLDVSVAATRHAIGLMALRDIERPLAIARHAESAVERLAPHAVGQSVPYAAVPPPARNHPGRPRPEARGTSAGAEVVGRLDHALADWVRASKAEAAAVVPSTDVIRNITSQGIHLYAAIDALLAAEAADRLSLRDASGAAVAREELREAAQALQRSGTSWSTTTTGMRPRRDYIDAAQRLHDVLEDVIQVAPRLDRALASATRHRLLDSLTATSHDLTALLHENAPAARRLIDAGALLAPARALQSADDRLHAKAKGRFVPVRYSDQPGLLEAAVVAETAAKRAARALLEWQAPSPSPNHARVAGPEL, translated from the coding sequence GTGACCGCGCGAGCGACGGGCCGGCGGTCAGCCCAGGCCTACGCCTACCCGACGGCTACCACCGTCGCGGACCTCCTCGCCCGGGCGCAGCACGTCACCGAAGAGCTCAAGCGGTGCACCGATCCGGTGAGCCTCAACCAGTGGGAGGCGCTCGACCAGGCGCTCTACCGGCTGCTGGTCGAGCTCGCCGGAGCGCGTAGCGTCGGCCCCGGACCCGTCGACCGGGCCGCGGTCCCGCTCTATGACATCGTCAAGCGCTACCCCACGCCGCTCGCTCCAGCCACGCCCATCGTCACCGAGTTCACTGCCTGCGAAGCCGCGCGGTTCACCGGCACGAGTCGAAGGACCATCGGCGCCCGGATCCTCCGCGGCGCGCTGCCGGCCCGCCGCACCTCCGATGGCTGGCTCATCCCACGTCAGAGCCTCGACCTGCGCGACGTGCCACCCGGCGACGCTGGCGACCCCCACCCGCTGGTCAAGCTCGCAGTCACGTTCGGTGCGCTCACGGACGTCCTGCACGGCCACCAGGAGGATCCCGACAAGCCTTTCCTTACGACTGGTGCGGTGAACCGCCTCGCCCACGAATTGCTCGATGTGTCGGTCGCGGCGACCCGACACGCCATCGGTCTCATGGCGCTCCGGGACATCGAGCGCCCACTGGCGATCGCACGCCACGCCGAGTCCGCCGTCGAACGACTGGCGCCGCATGCAGTTGGCCAGTCGGTGCCGTATGCCGCCGTCCCCCCACCCGCTCGCAACCACCCGGGCCGTCCTCGGCCAGAAGCGCGCGGAACATCGGCGGGTGCCGAGGTGGTTGGCCGGCTGGACCATGCCCTCGCGGACTGGGTCCGCGCCTCCAAGGCGGAAGCCGCCGCCGTGGTGCCGAGCACCGACGTCATCCGAAACATCACCTCCCAAGGCATCCACCTCTATGCGGCGATCGACGCACTCCTCGCAGCCGAGGCCGCGGATCGGCTCTCCCTCAGGGACGCCAGCGGCGCCGCTGTCGCACGCGAAGAGCTGCGCGAGGCGGCCCAAGCGCTGCAGCGCTCCGGCACCAGCTGGAGCACGACAACCACAGGAATGCGTCCCAGGCGCGACTACATCGATGCGGCACAACGCCTGCACGACGTCCTCGAGGACGTCATCCAGGTCGCACCGCGCCTTGACCGCGCGCTGGCGTCCGCGACTCGGCACCGGTTGCTGGACAGCCTCACCGCCACCAGCCACGACCTCACGGCCCTGCTCCACGAGAACGCACCGGCCGCCAGACGGCTCATCGACGCCGGGGCACTCCTCGCCCCAGCGCGCGCTCTCCAGAGCGCCGACGACCGGTTGCACGCCAAAGCCAAAGGCCGCTTCGTGCCCGTTCGGTACAGCGACCAGCCCGGCCTCCTCGAAGCCGCGGTCGTCGCGGAGACGGCGGCGAAGAGGGCCGCTCGCGCCCTGCTGGAGTGGCAGGCGCCGTCTCCATCGCCGAATCACGCTCGCGTGGCTGGCCCTGAACTCTGA
- a CDS encoding excisionase family DNA-binding protein, whose amino-acid sequence MERLVSVADAATMLGTTTRFPRRLISERRIRFVRVGRHVRIPVSALEEFVADGTVEPISIRWEGGKVVT is encoded by the coding sequence ATGGAACGCCTGGTCTCTGTCGCGGACGCAGCGACGATGCTCGGAACCACGACCCGATTCCCAAGACGGCTCATCAGCGAGCGACGGATCCGATTCGTGCGCGTCGGCCGGCACGTGCGGATCCCCGTGTCCGCACTCGAGGAGTTCGTCGCCGACGGGACGGTCGAGCCCATCAGCATCCGATGGGAAGGCGGGAAGGTGGTGACCTGA
- a CDS encoding tyrosine-type recombinase/integrase, which translates to MEAERWLLRVHESLEREEWRDSGAQLGRRTLKDYAESYLTENPNVGERWAETSRRNMRLHLTPLLDMPVASITPAVVRSWHAQALAGTGGRTSIAQTYRLLRSVLNMAVLDEAIQKNPCQIPRAGTDRPKERPIASPAEVAALIEAITPRYRAAVALAAWCGLRRGELMALRVTDVDLEKATVRVDKTYVELLESRRRFEKEPKSQAGRRVVSIPPHVLPLMAEHLETWAGPEFFFVGHDGTRMAGNALYQAFVRARKVVGVNLSFHDLRHTGQTLAAATGASLADLKRRLGHSSTAAALRYMHAVEGRDAEIAAALSAVAEANNATQLPSR; encoded by the coding sequence GTGGAAGCCGAGCGCTGGCTCCTCCGCGTCCACGAGAGCCTCGAACGCGAGGAATGGCGCGACAGCGGCGCCCAACTCGGACGTCGCACCCTCAAGGACTACGCCGAGTCGTACCTGACAGAGAATCCCAACGTCGGTGAGCGCTGGGCCGAGACGTCCCGACGCAACATGCGCCTCCACCTCACCCCGCTGCTCGACATGCCAGTCGCGAGCATCACTCCGGCCGTGGTGCGCTCATGGCACGCCCAGGCGTTGGCCGGGACTGGCGGGCGAACGTCGATCGCGCAGACCTACCGATTGCTCCGTTCCGTGCTGAACATGGCAGTCCTCGATGAGGCGATTCAGAAGAACCCCTGCCAGATCCCTCGCGCCGGCACTGATCGCCCGAAGGAGAGGCCCATCGCCTCGCCCGCCGAGGTCGCAGCACTAATTGAGGCGATCACCCCGAGGTACCGGGCCGCGGTCGCTTTGGCGGCCTGGTGCGGGTTGCGCCGGGGCGAGCTGATGGCTCTGCGCGTCACCGACGTGGATCTCGAGAAGGCGACGGTGCGGGTCGACAAGACCTATGTCGAGCTGCTGGAGTCGCGGCGGCGCTTCGAGAAGGAACCGAAGAGCCAAGCCGGTCGGCGCGTGGTCTCCATCCCGCCTCACGTTCTTCCCTTGATGGCCGAGCACCTCGAGACATGGGCTGGACCAGAGTTCTTCTTCGTCGGTCACGACGGAACTCGCATGGCCGGGAATGCCCTGTACCAAGCGTTTGTCCGGGCGAGGAAGGTCGTCGGTGTCAACCTCTCGTTCCACGACTTGCGGCACACCGGCCAGACCCTCGCGGCGGCCACCGGAGCTTCGCTCGCCGACCTCAAGCGGCGTCTCGGTCACTCCTCTACGGCCGCTGCACTCCGTTACATGCACGCCGTCGAGGGCCGCGACGCCGAGATAGCCGCCGCACTATCAGCGGTCGCTGAAGCCAACAACGCAACCCAACTGCCGTCCAGGTGA
- a CDS encoding LLM class flavin-dependent oxidoreductase produces MIAVGTNAGITPPVEGVLKGARRAEARGYDSLWWPDHLMGFHPQQLWQPEITELAKSISSPHVFIDPVAAIAACAVHTERIMLGTSVTDSIRRHPAMLAQEFLTLDHFSKGRAVLGIGAGEGENITPYGLSFSKPVSRLEESLEIVRLLWSTGEPVDFDGEWWSLRDAVCGIRPYGSDEDGKPLPPPIWCGAHGPRMLSITGRLCDGWLPTYQGGPEPWSEGYSKIRSAAATAKRALDRFTPGLLAHVVVAESDAEVDRMLDSPLIRAWMLTLPSSAFEEFGVVHPLGEGAYGLLDYIPTRLSDDQVLKALRAVPEGLARKYLLAGTPDRITQELRQFADRGMAHVVLWNLTYLGDFAQLRSSFGALDEIADELRKTP; encoded by the coding sequence ATGATCGCGGTCGGCACGAATGCCGGAATAACGCCCCCAGTGGAAGGTGTGCTGAAAGGAGCTAGGCGCGCGGAGGCGCGTGGCTACGACTCCCTATGGTGGCCCGACCACCTCATGGGCTTCCACCCCCAGCAGCTGTGGCAGCCCGAAATCACGGAGCTCGCGAAGAGCATCTCGAGTCCCCACGTATTCATTGATCCTGTTGCAGCGATCGCCGCGTGCGCCGTTCACACCGAGCGGATCATGCTCGGCACGTCGGTCACCGACTCAATCCGGCGGCATCCAGCGATGCTTGCGCAGGAGTTCCTAACGCTGGACCACTTCTCCAAGGGACGTGCCGTGCTTGGTATCGGCGCAGGGGAGGGAGAGAACATCACTCCCTACGGGCTTTCGTTCTCGAAGCCCGTATCACGCCTCGAGGAGTCATTGGAGATCGTGCGGCTGCTCTGGAGCACTGGCGAGCCGGTTGACTTCGACGGTGAGTGGTGGTCACTGCGCGACGCGGTGTGCGGCATCCGACCGTACGGCAGCGACGAGGACGGAAAACCCCTGCCACCTCCCATCTGGTGTGGAGCGCACGGACCACGAATGCTCTCGATCACGGGCCGCCTCTGCGACGGTTGGCTTCCGACCTATCAGGGAGGGCCCGAGCCTTGGAGTGAGGGTTACAGCAAGATCAGGTCAGCGGCAGCAACCGCGAAGCGCGCGCTGGATCGCTTTACGCCGGGCCTCCTGGCCCACGTAGTCGTCGCGGAAAGCGACGCCGAGGTCGACCGGATGCTGGACAGTCCATTGATCCGCGCATGGATGCTCACGCTACCCTCGTCTGCCTTTGAGGAGTTCGGAGTGGTCCATCCCCTAGGGGAGGGAGCCTACGGCCTCCTCGACTATATTCCGACTCGACTGTCCGACGATCAGGTCCTCAAAGCCCTGCGTGCGGTGCCCGAAGGACTAGCGCGCAAGTATCTCCTCGCCGGTACCCCGGACCGCATCACACAGGAACTCCGGCAGTTTGCCGACAGAGGCATGGCGCACGTCGTGCTCTGGAACCTCACCTACCTGGGAGACTTCGCCCAGCTGCGCAGCAGCTTTGGAGCGCTGGACGAGATCGCAGACGAACTAAGGAAGACCCCCTGA
- a CDS encoding enoyl-CoA hydratase/isomerase family protein, whose product MSDARTQDGGSLAFETLEVDTDGPIGRIRLNRPDQRNAISRTMLGEIVEATRQISAAANVRAVVLEARGPAFCAGVDLADFESFMGSPGSVDSLLKGADNAITMAALGREAANALSALRQVTVAKVHGYAVGAGAVLALSADLRVLSEDAYYWIPEVELGTPLVWGAIPRLVAEIGPARTKDLVTTCRRVPAEEALRLGLASRVVPSEELDSTTEQIAQALAGRARYAIEATKGHVDAVARAMVMGDTTYADRYLQAASWLDREVRERAEQYLTTFHAGNRSETR is encoded by the coding sequence ATGAGTGATGCCCGTACTCAGGATGGTGGATCGTTGGCCTTCGAGACGCTGGAGGTGGACACTGATGGCCCTATCGGGCGAATTCGTCTGAACCGTCCCGACCAGCGCAACGCCATCTCTCGAACGATGCTTGGCGAGATCGTTGAAGCAACGCGGCAGATCTCTGCGGCGGCCAATGTCAGGGCAGTGGTGCTCGAAGCGCGGGGGCCGGCATTCTGTGCCGGGGTCGACCTCGCTGACTTTGAGTCGTTCATGGGCTCGCCGGGCTCTGTCGACAGCCTTCTCAAGGGTGCCGATAACGCCATCACAATGGCGGCTCTCGGGCGTGAGGCGGCCAACGCGCTGAGCGCCCTGCGTCAGGTTACGGTGGCGAAGGTGCACGGTTACGCTGTCGGCGCCGGCGCCGTCCTGGCCCTCTCGGCCGATCTGCGCGTGCTCTCGGAAGATGCCTACTACTGGATACCCGAGGTGGAACTCGGAACTCCGCTCGTGTGGGGGGCGATTCCGAGGCTCGTCGCAGAGATCGGGCCCGCAAGGACAAAGGATCTTGTCACGACCTGCCGGCGGGTGCCTGCAGAAGAGGCGTTGCGTCTGGGCCTCGCCTCGCGTGTCGTGCCCTCCGAGGAACTGGACAGCACGACTGAGCAGATTGCCCAAGCGCTCGCTGGTCGGGCCAGGTACGCAATTGAGGCGACGAAGGGTCACGTTGACGCGGTCGCCCGTGCCATGGTGATGGGCGACACGACCTATGCCGATCGTTACCTGCAGGCGGCCAGCTGGTTGGACCGAGAAGTCCGTGAACGGGCCGAGCAGTACCTCACTACGTTCCACGCCGGCAACCGGTCCGAGACACGATGA